Proteins encoded within one genomic window of Nonomuraea gerenzanensis:
- a CDS encoding C-terminal binding protein yields the protein MTRTEARGTIMIADSDFGDVDIEREIVEGAGFELLAAQCKSEDEVIERGRAADGVLTQYARVGARAIDAFTRCRVIARYGTGVDIVDVDAATRRGIQVTNAPNEWCAEEVADHAVALWLAAARKICVYDRATREGEWRWQSGQPIQRLRGRVFGLLSFGAIAQLVAARAQAFGVEVWTHDPFVEEDVPRSRGVRPVSFDELVEGADYLVIQAPLTPETHHTFDRATLRRMKPTAVLINTARGPIVEDAAIHQALTEGWIAGAALDDLEEEPAKQRDWRPRNPLFSLPDVIITPHAAYYSEQAVATVRRVAAEEAVRVLTGQAARHPVNDLTAAGPDPG from the coding sequence GTGACTCGCACTGAGGCCAGGGGCACCATCATGATCGCCGACTCCGACTTCGGCGACGTGGACATCGAGCGCGAGATCGTCGAGGGCGCCGGGTTCGAGCTGCTCGCCGCGCAGTGCAAGAGCGAGGACGAGGTGATCGAGCGGGGCCGCGCCGCCGACGGCGTGCTGACCCAGTACGCCCGGGTCGGCGCCCGCGCCATCGACGCCTTCACCCGCTGCCGGGTGATCGCCCGCTACGGCACGGGCGTGGACATCGTGGACGTGGACGCCGCGACCCGGCGGGGCATCCAGGTCACCAACGCGCCGAACGAGTGGTGCGCCGAGGAGGTCGCCGACCACGCCGTCGCGCTCTGGCTGGCCGCCGCCCGCAAGATCTGCGTCTACGACCGGGCCACCCGGGAGGGCGAGTGGCGGTGGCAGAGCGGGCAGCCGATCCAGCGGCTGCGGGGACGGGTGTTCGGGCTGCTGTCCTTCGGCGCCATCGCGCAGCTCGTCGCCGCGCGGGCGCAGGCGTTCGGCGTCGAGGTCTGGACGCACGACCCGTTCGTGGAGGAGGACGTGCCGCGCTCGCGTGGGGTGCGGCCGGTGTCCTTCGACGAGCTGGTGGAGGGCGCCGACTACCTGGTGATCCAGGCGCCGCTCACCCCTGAGACGCACCACACCTTCGACCGTGCGACGTTGCGCCGGATGAAGCCGACCGCCGTTTTGATCAACACCGCGCGCGGGCCGATCGTGGAGGACGCGGCGATCCACCAGGCGCTCACGGAGGGCTGGATCGCCGGCGCGGCCCTGGACGACCTGGAGGAGGAGCCCGCCAAGCAGCGCGACTGGCGCCCGCGCAACCCCCTCTTCTCACTGCCCGACGTGATCATCACGCCGCACGCCGCCTACTACTCCGAGCAGGCCGTCGCCACGGTGCGGCGGGTCGCGGCGGAGGAGGCCGTACGGGTGCTGACGGGGCAGGCCGCCCGGCACCCCGTCAACGACCTGACCGCCGCCGGCCCGGACCCGGGCTGA
- a CDS encoding serine hydrolase domain-containing protein, producing MSITLSEQDQLTLRTAAWGAVSLMSAAGAAGSPHRAATEGSIALTSATGLVGHVLAKAPKGLGGKSVAELADQVLPALTASMSLLNEQAPEEAGNFRRTVLVAVEAATQPQRGEPGPVMAEMARKITEALDAAAAPDRPELRTIMQEMVDAGIVGVTLRVRDERGEWTAAAGLAELGGTAEPPLDGHVRIGSNTKTFTATVVLALVAEGKIALDAPVTGYLPEFGLDERITVRMLLQHTSGIFNFTGEYYEDGTFAPGIPATPSGKEWVDNRFRSYTPEELVRLSLSKPARFEPGTDWSYANTNYVLARLLIEKVTGRSVAEEMRRLILEPLGLTGTVQPTTETDIPAPHAHAYYRYEEDGQTRTVDVTRHNPSWISSGGDMISTSRDLQTFITALVTGRLLPADLLAEMCTPEAKVGYGLGVFVQPAPGGGTLVSHNGGSAGHAALMYATPDGATTLTATLNYVDDAALSMAAAFQEATQKLVQEVFGGGQAQ from the coding sequence ATGTCCATCACCCTTTCCGAGCAGGACCAGCTCACCCTCCGGACCGCCGCGTGGGGCGCCGTCTCGCTGATGAGCGCCGCCGGTGCCGCCGGCTCGCCGCACCGGGCCGCCACCGAGGGCTCCATCGCGCTGACGTCCGCGACCGGCCTGGTCGGGCACGTGCTCGCCAAGGCGCCGAAGGGGCTCGGCGGCAAGAGCGTGGCCGAGCTCGCCGACCAGGTGCTGCCCGCCCTGACCGCGTCCATGAGCCTGCTCAACGAGCAGGCGCCGGAGGAGGCCGGCAACTTCCGCCGCACCGTCCTCGTCGCCGTCGAGGCGGCCACCCAGCCCCAGCGGGGCGAGCCCGGGCCTGTCATGGCGGAGATGGCTCGCAAGATCACCGAAGCGCTCGACGCCGCCGCCGCACCGGACCGCCCCGAGCTGCGCACGATCATGCAGGAGATGGTCGACGCCGGCATCGTCGGGGTGACGCTGCGCGTGCGCGACGAGCGGGGTGAGTGGACCGCCGCCGCCGGGCTGGCCGAGCTGGGCGGGACCGCGGAGCCGCCGCTGGACGGGCACGTCCGGATCGGCAGCAACACCAAGACCTTCACCGCCACCGTGGTCCTGGCCCTGGTGGCCGAGGGCAAGATCGCACTCGACGCCCCGGTGACCGGCTACCTGCCCGAGTTCGGCCTGGACGAGCGGATCACCGTACGGATGCTGCTCCAGCACACCAGCGGCATCTTCAACTTCACCGGCGAGTACTACGAGGACGGCACGTTCGCCCCCGGCATCCCCGCCACCCCCTCCGGCAAGGAGTGGGTGGACAACCGCTTCCGCTCCTACACGCCGGAGGAGCTGGTCCGGCTGTCGCTGTCGAAGCCGGCGCGCTTCGAGCCCGGCACCGACTGGAGCTACGCCAACACCAACTACGTGCTGGCCCGGCTGCTGATCGAGAAGGTCACCGGCCGCAGCGTCGCCGAGGAGATGCGGCGGCTCATCCTGGAGCCGCTCGGCCTGACCGGCACCGTGCAACCCACCACGGAGACCGACATCCCCGCCCCGCACGCCCACGCCTACTACCGCTACGAGGAGGACGGCCAGACCCGGACGGTCGACGTCACCCGGCACAACCCGTCCTGGATCTCCAGCGGCGGCGACATGATCTCCACCAGCCGCGACCTGCAGACGTTCATCACCGCGCTGGTGACCGGCAGGCTGCTGCCCGCCGACCTGCTGGCCGAGATGTGCACCCCCGAGGCCAAGGTCGGCTACGGCCTGGGCGTCTTCGTCCAGCCCGCGCCCGGCGGCGGCACCCTCGTCTCCCACAACGGCGGCTCCGCCGGCCACGCCGCCCTCATGTACGCCACCCCGGACGGCGCCACCACCCTCACCGCCACCCTCAACTACGTCGACGACGCGGCGCTGTCCATGGCGGCGGCGTTCCAGGAGGCGACGCAGAAGCTCGTCCAGGAGGTGTTCGGCGGCGGGCAGGCTCAGTGA